A window from Lachnoanaerobaculum umeaense encodes these proteins:
- a CDS encoding SH3 domain-containing protein: protein MKKTLLNKFILLTTMSTILVTGIGRNIFIKDINAFTSKKGTVDVSSLNVRSGAGTGNNTIATLPRDTSVTVLDELNSDGMYWYKIAFNDGSGDKEGYVAKNYIKTETIATYTTDKKFESDIAGFPEGYKVRLRALHAEYPNWKFVVQDVDIPWDEVIKNESVVGVNLVSKSSKSSWKSTAKGAYDWNSGTWPGFDSNEWVAASESIVRYYMDPRNFLDSTNIFQFMNHGYTSNEQTAEGVEKMLKGTFMESKSSFKTTQTAPSTTQAKTVSVSSAASPDNSKNSTGTDDVYVKVDGPIADPNEKVELAAPTLEKPEITETSTVVSSEAVNLDSKVGPQSESTTEFNDTEHGPGVVNNDTIKESISSSDSVQTTDSTEDFRALSNGTTYVDIIMDAAKSSGVNPYVLVAMLIQEQGVKGTSDLISGKNGVYNFFNIEAYQSGNQSAISRGLAWAGSGNTYLRPWNTKAKAIIGGAMYYGSNYAKANQNSFYLKKFNVLGENRYKHQYMTNIEAAKNEGSMLSRAYSEEDKKGVFTFYIPVYRDMPSVPEAMPSGDGSPNNRLSSLSISGYNITPSFSRDNYSYTLELPANVSKINIKANALDANASVAGSGDIELKDSDSTIDIIVTAQNGSKGNYRINIKRGN from the coding sequence ATGAAGAAGACATTATTAAATAAATTTATTCTATTAACTACGATGAGTACAATACTTGTTACCGGTATTGGAAGAAATATTTTTATAAAAGATATCAATGCATTTACAAGTAAAAAGGGTACGGTAGATGTAAGTAGCTTGAATGTGAGGTCGGGTGCAGGAACAGGAAATAATACTATAGCTACATTGCCGAGGGATACAAGTGTTACTGTGCTTGATGAGTTGAACAGTGACGGTATGTATTGGTATAAGATAGCATTCAATGATGGTTCAGGTGATAAAGAAGGTTATGTAGCAAAGAACTATATAAAGACTGAAACTATTGCAACATATACTACGGATAAGAAATTTGAGTCAGATATAGCCGGATTTCCGGAGGGATATAAGGTCAGACTTAGAGCATTACATGCAGAATATCCAAACTGGAAGTTTGTAGTTCAGGATGTAGATATTCCTTGGGATGAGGTTATAAAAAACGAATCGGTGGTAGGTGTAAATCTGGTAAGTAAATCTTCAAAGTCTTCATGGAAGTCTACTGCAAAAGGGGCATATGACTGGAATAGCGGAACTTGGCCGGGATTTGATTCAAATGAGTGGGTAGCAGCCAGTGAGAGTATCGTAAGGTATTATATGGACCCCAGGAATTTTCTGGATTCAACAAATATATTCCAATTTATGAATCATGGTTATACTTCAAATGAGCAGACTGCAGAGGGTGTAGAAAAAATGCTCAAAGGCACTTTTATGGAGAGCAAATCAAGTTTTAAAACTACACAGACTGCTCCAAGTACTACACAGGCCAAAACAGTAAGTGTTTCAAGTGCAGCTTCACCTGATAATTCAAAAAACAGTACCGGTACAGATGATGTATATGTGAAGGTAGATGGACCAATAGCAGATCCGAATGAAAAGGTAGAACTGGCTGCACCAACATTGGAAAAACCTGAAATTACTGAAACAAGTACAGTGGTTTCAAGTGAGGCAGTAAATTTGGATTCTAAAGTAGGTCCACAGTCTGAGTCTACAACAGAATTTAATGATACAGAGCATGGCCCGGGAGTTGTAAATAATGATACTATAAAAGAAAGTATAAGTTCTTCAGATAGTGTTCAAACTACCGATTCTACAGAGGACTTCAGAGCACTTTCAAATGGTACTACCTATGTGGATATTATAATGGATGCAGCAAAAAGTTCCGGAGTAAATCCATATGTACTTGTTGCAATGCTTATTCAAGAGCAGGGAGTTAAGGGAACATCAGATCTTATAAGTGGTAAAAATGGTGTTTATAACTTCTTTAATATTGAGGCTTATCAGTCAGGAAACCAATCTGCAATAAGCAGAGGTCTTGCATGGGCAGGAAGTGGAAACACTTATCTTCGACCATGGAATACAAAGGCCAAGGCTATAATAGGTGGTGCTATGTATTATGGAAGTAATTATGCAAAGGCTAACCAAAATTCATTTTATTTGAAAAAGTTTAATGTACTTGGTGAAAATAGATACAAACATCAGTATATGACTAATATTGAAGCAGCAAAGAATGAAGGTTCTATGCTCTCAAGGGCGTATTCTGAGGAGGATAAAAAAGGCGTATTTACATTTTATATACCGGTTTATAGGGATATGCCCTCAGTACCTGAGGCAATGCCTAGTGGAGATGGCAGTCCAAATAATAGATTATCATCACTTAGCATTAGCGGATATAATATAACACCAAGTTTTAGTAGAGATAATTATTCATATACATTGGAATTACCTGCAAATGTATCGAAGATAAATATTAAAGCAAATGCTTTGGATGCTAACGCAAGTGTAGCAGGAAGTGGAGATATTGAATTAAAAGATTCAGATTCCACAATCGACATAATTGTTACAGCTCAAAACGGATCTAAAGGTAACTATAGGATAAATATTAAGAGAGGAAATTAG
- a CDS encoding cadherin-like beta sandwich domain-containing protein, whose amino-acid sequence MKYFKKHNVKIIIPSFLLTLIFMVVLAFNAFAMGISISFADVNATVGDEVNLIMTLSSTDGNIDSATIMLSYDDSKLEFVSGTNAQGGAGSVKVVSNAGSNTNNQNYSLKFKAKATGDATVVVSTWEVYDGNSKMATMQSQGSGRIKIKDTDPTEATEATVEKSKEVATTVAVDKKDATLASLKVSPGSLSPEFSTGVKNYDMNVAGNISNIAVNAKARQDGAKVVITGNDNLLVGVNAIAVKVTSPDGSNVESYIINVNKSEMKKAAESEETTAKETKAEESESSVSEEVLDLVSTDNGLTLGGIDYQVSDSFDKNILPEGFEEATFTYKNREVKAGKMKNQDVYILYLVGNDGSGDFYIYDDDADKWSVYTQITTNPKSITIMPLDKSVKKPNGFVDSIIVINGKKIKGWIWGSDNDKRYCVVYAMNSNGRKDFYRYDVEEGTIQRYFVDPNADVGVSSEEYSALEKKYAVINEWLRNIIALAIILAVFICILLISRNSNKKKAEKVVQKPVKKKNKSNITSKVDLIPEEDLNDETPLEYMPLNQKKEDTKKEAADSDDFDEVDLSDGEEESTEDSKEEKKEDSEDFEDLDL is encoded by the coding sequence ATGAAATATTTTAAAAAGCATAATGTAAAAATAATCATACCTTCTTTTTTGCTTACACTGATATTCATGGTGGTATTAGCATTTAATGCTTTCGCTATGGGTATCAGCATAAGCTTTGCAGATGTAAATGCAACAGTGGGGGATGAAGTAAATTTGATAATGACACTTTCATCAACAGATGGAAATATTGACAGTGCAACGATAATGCTCAGCTATGATGACAGCAAGCTGGAGTTTGTCAGTGGAACAAATGCACAGGGTGGTGCAGGAAGTGTAAAAGTTGTTTCAAATGCAGGAAGTAACACTAACAATCAAAACTATTCACTTAAATTTAAGGCAAAGGCTACCGGAGATGCTACTGTAGTCGTAAGCACTTGGGAAGTATATGATGGTAACTCAAAGATGGCTACTATGCAATCTCAAGGAAGTGGAAGAATAAAGATAAAAGATACGGATCCAACTGAGGCTACTGAAGCAACTGTAGAAAAGAGTAAGGAAGTTGCAACCACTGTCGCCGTAGATAAAAAAGATGCTACATTGGCATCTCTGAAAGTCAGCCCCGGTAGTTTGAGTCCTGAATTTAGCACAGGTGTGAAGAATTATGATATGAATGTTGCAGGTAATATCTCCAATATTGCAGTTAATGCTAAAGCAAGACAGGATGGGGCAAAGGTTGTTATTACAGGAAATGACAATCTTTTAGTAGGAGTTAATGCTATAGCGGTTAAGGTAACATCACCTGATGGCTCAAATGTAGAAAGTTACATAATAAATGTAAATAAAAGTGAAATGAAAAAGGCAGCAGAATCAGAAGAAACTACTGCCAAGGAAACAAAAGCCGAGGAGAGTGAAAGTAGCGTATCAGAAGAAGTTTTGGACCTTGTTTCAACTGATAACGGTTTGACTCTTGGTGGAATAGATTATCAGGTATCGGATTCATTTGATAAGAATATATTACCGGAAGGATTTGAGGAGGCTACATTTACATATAAAAATAGAGAAGTCAAAGCCGGAAAGATGAAGAATCAGGATGTATATATTTTGTACTTGGTAGGTAATGATGGATCAGGGGATTTTTATATTTATGATGATGATGCAGATAAATGGTCTGTTTATACTCAAATAACTACAAATCCTAAAAGTATTACTATAATGCCACTTGATAAGAGTGTAAAGAAGCCTAATGGATTTGTTGACAGTATAATAGTTATAAATGGAAAAAAGATCAAAGGATGGATTTGGGGCAGTGACAATGACAAGAGATATTGTGTTGTATATGCTATGAATTCAAATGGTAGAAAAGACTTCTACAGATACGATGTGGAAGAAGGAACTATACAAAGATACTTTGTAGATCCTAATGCTGATGTAGGAGTGTCAAGTGAAGAATACAGTGCTCTGGAAAAGAAATATGCTGTAATTAATGAATGGCTTAGAAATATAATTGCTTTGGCTATTATATTGGCAGTATTTATATGTATATTGCTTATATCAAGAAATTCAAATAAGAAAAAAGCTGAAAAGGTAGTTCAAAAGCCGGTTAAAAAGAAAAATAAGAGTAATATCACTTCTAAAGTAGATTTGATACCGGAGGAAGATTTGAATGATGAAACACCTCTGGAATATATGCCTCTTAATCAGAAGAAGGAAGATACTAAGAAAGAAGCAGCTGACTCAGATGATTTTGATGAAGTAGATCTATCAGATGGAGAGGAAGAATCCACCGAGGATTCTAAAGAAGAAAAAAAAGAAGATTCAGAAGATTTTGAAGATTTAGATCTCTAA
- a CDS encoding GTP-binding protein, which translates to MANTKIDVVSGFLGAGKTTFIKRLVESNKDKGKTIIIENEFGEIGIDGGFLKNSGIEIREMNSGCICCSLAGDFEASLRELLSTYEPNRVIIEPSGVGKLSDVLKAVSDVEKDLPVESNSAVTVVDVKKCKMYMKNFGEFFNNQIQFANTIILSRTDLADNAKIEEALELIKKVNPKATIVTTPLDKLSNEKIEELLSNPIDLKSEMLEELAKEHEHHHEHDGEHEHCGCHHDHEHHKGHKEHEHEHKHDEEHGHEHHHDHEEHEHNHEHDEVHEHCGCHHDHEHHHSHENHDHHHDHCGCGHDHHDHHHADDVFDSWGMEQVPAISEEKLRGILDGFANEEKYGVVLRAKGMLKDVNSDDWFYFDLVPGESDIRRGDAEYTGKVCVIGAGLRMDEIEKCFKA; encoded by the coding sequence ATGGCAAATACAAAGATTGATGTGGTTTCAGGATTTTTAGGTGCGGGAAAGACTACATTTATAAAAAGACTTGTAGAAAGCAATAAAGATAAAGGAAAGACAATAATAATAGAAAATGAGTTTGGTGAGATAGGTATTGATGGAGGATTTTTAAAGAATTCGGGTATTGAAATAAGAGAGATGAATTCAGGTTGTATATGCTGTTCTTTGGCAGGAGATTTTGAAGCATCTCTGAGAGAACTTTTATCAACATATGAACCGAATAGAGTTATTATAGAGCCAAGTGGTGTAGGAAAGCTCTCCGATGTGTTAAAAGCAGTATCTGATGTGGAAAAGGATCTTCCTGTAGAGTCAAATTCTGCTGTAACAGTTGTAGATGTAAAAAAGTGCAAGATGTATATGAAGAATTTTGGAGAGTTCTTTAATAATCAGATTCAGTTTGCTAATACTATAATACTTTCAAGAACAGATTTGGCAGACAACGCTAAGATAGAAGAAGCACTAGAGCTTATCAAAAAAGTAAATCCTAAGGCAACTATTGTGACAACACCTTTGGATAAGTTAAGTAATGAGAAGATTGAGGAGCTTTTATCAAATCCTATAGATTTAAAGAGTGAGATGCTTGAGGAATTGGCAAAGGAGCATGAACATCATCATGAACATGATGGAGAACATGAACATTGTGGATGCCATCATGACCACGAACATCACAAAGGTCACAAAGAACATGAACATGAGCACAAACATGACGAAGAACATGGCCACGAACATCACCATGATCACGAAGAACATGAACATAATCACGAACATGATGAAGTGCATGAGCATTGTGGATGCCATCATGACCACGAACATCACCATAGTCACGAGAACCACGACCATCATCATGATCACTGCGGATGTGGACATGATCACCACGACCACCATCATGCTGATGATGTATTTGATAGTTGGGGTATGGAGCAGGTACCTGCAATAAGTGAAGAAAAACTTAGAGGTATTTTGGACGGCTTTGCTAATGAGGAAAAGTATGGTGTTGTACTTAGAGCAAAAGGTATGCTAAAGGATGTAAATAGTGATGACTGGTTCTATTTTGACCTTGTTCCAGGTGAGAGTGATATCCGAAGAGGTGATGCTGAATATACCGGTAAGGTATGTGTGATTGGAGCAGGACTTAGGATGGATGAAATAGAGAAGTGTTTTAAGGCGTAA
- a CDS encoding TIGR03943 family putative permease subunit, which produces MEKLPIFVINGFLEAGKTQFMKFTMQQEYFQTDGNTLLIVCEEGEEEYDKALLDATHTTVKYIDDISDFTKEKMEEFTKEVNPERVLIEWNGLWEQDKILIPESWFINQMITIYDTSTLDLYIKNKDLKAYMGKMLKDSELVICNRADNIDEDILSTYHLQIKAMAPNAEIVFEGEEGEITGDFSINLPYNLEDTKLIIKPEDYGIFYVDAMDRSEKYDGKDVEFTAQVVRPNGIGDDILIPGRRAMTCCEADIQFLGFVCHYKGAKNFKNKDWVKVKGKIKYEMSPQYRAKGPVIYANEVLLTGPIDGLVQF; this is translated from the coding sequence ATGGAAAAGTTACCGATTTTTGTCATAAACGGTTTTTTAGAAGCCGGAAAAACACAGTTTATGAAGTTTACAATGCAGCAGGAGTATTTTCAGACTGATGGAAATACTCTGCTGATAGTATGTGAAGAGGGTGAGGAAGAGTATGATAAGGCATTATTAGATGCTACTCACACAACTGTAAAATATATAGATGATATATCAGACTTCACAAAAGAAAAGATGGAAGAATTCACTAAAGAAGTGAATCCTGAAAGAGTACTTATAGAGTGGAACGGTTTATGGGAGCAGGACAAAATTTTAATACCTGAGAGTTGGTTCATAAATCAAATGATCACTATATATGATACTTCCACACTTGATCTTTATATAAAAAATAAAGATTTGAAGGCATATATGGGTAAGATGCTCAAAGACTCAGAACTTGTTATATGCAATAGAGCAGATAATATTGATGAGGATATTTTGAGTACATATCATCTTCAAATAAAAGCTATGGCACCGAATGCCGAGATTGTATTTGAGGGCGAAGAGGGTGAGATAACAGGAGATTTCAGTATAAATCTTCCATATAACTTGGAGGATACAAAACTTATTATAAAGCCTGAAGACTATGGTATCTTCTATGTAGATGCCATGGACAGATCAGAAAAGTATGACGGAAAAGATGTGGAGTTTACTGCTCAAGTTGTCAGACCTAATGGCATAGGTGATGATATTCTTATTCCGGGAAGAAGAGCGATGACTTGCTGTGAGGCTGATATTCAATTCCTTGGATTTGTATGTCACTATAAGGGAGCAAAGAATTTTAAAAATAAGGATTGGGTCAAGGTAAAGGGCAAAATCAAATATGAGATGAGCCCACAATATCGTGCAAAGGGACCTGTAATATATGCCAATGAGGTTTTACTTACAGGACCTATAGACGGATTAGTACAATTTTAG
- the cdd gene encoding cytidine deaminase has protein sequence MTDLELLEEAKKARKMAYVPYSKYKVGAALMTKSGKVIHGCNIENAAYTPCNCAERTAFFKAVSEGIYDFCKIAVVGGFEEADIDALCTPCGVCRQVMQEFCNSKEFEIIMYDGAKVKTMKLEELLPFGFGPDNLK, from the coding sequence ATGACTGATTTAGAGTTACTGGAAGAGGCCAAAAAAGCCAGAAAAATGGCATATGTTCCATATTCAAAATATAAAGTAGGTGCTGCACTTATGACGAAGTCAGGTAAAGTTATACATGGATGCAATATAGAAAATGCTGCATATACACCATGTAATTGTGCAGAGAGAACTGCTTTTTTTAAAGCAGTGTCAGAAGGAATATATGACTTTTGTAAGATAGCGGTTGTTGGCGGCTTTGAAGAAGCAGATATAGATGCATTATGTACTCCTTGTGGAGTTTGCAGACAGGTGATGCAGGAATTTTGTAATTCCAAAGAATTTGAAATCATAATGTATGATGGTGCAAAAGTAAAAACTATGAAATTAGAAGAACTACTACCATTTGGATTTGGACCCGATAATCTAAAATGA